The genomic DNA CGCCCGCGTCGCCGCGCAGCGCCCCGGCGGCGGCGACTTCACCGCGGCCCGCGCCCCCGGCGACCGCGTCAGCCGGCCCGGCGTGGCCCGCGCCCTGCGGGCCGTCGGCGTGGCCGGGCGCGACGGCTTCTACCTGGGCGAGTTCGGCGCGGGCCTGCTGGAGCTGGGCGCCGGCGAGTACACCCGCGACGATCTGGCCGCACCGGCCGCCGACTGGGTGGACCCGCTGCGGGTGCGGGCGTTCGGGCACGACGTGTGGTCCATGCCGCCCAACTCCCAGGGCTACCTGCTGCTGATGGCGCTCGGCATCGCCGACGGGCTGGAGCTGCCCGCCTCGCCCGCGCATCCGTCCTGGGCCCACCTGCTCGCCGAGGCCGCCCGCGTCAGCGGCCACGACCGGCTGTCCGTGCTGCACGAGGACGCCAAGGACCTGCTCGCCCCTGAGGAGATCGCGCGGCGGCGGGCGCTGATCGACCCGGCCGCGCGGCTGCGCCTGCGGGCGCCGGCCGAGCCGGGCGACACCACCTACCTGTGCGTGGTCGACGGCGACGGCATGGGCGTCTCGCTCATCCAGTCGAACGCCTCGGGGTTCGGCAGCATGCTCTTCGAGCCACGTACTGGTATCAACCTGCACAACCGCGGCATCGGCTTCTCGCTGCGGCCCGGACATCCGGCGGAGTACGGCCCCGGCCGCCGCCCGCCGCACACGCTGACGCCCGCGCTGATCACCCGCCCCGACGGTGCGCTGCGCTCGGTCCTCGGCACGATGGGCGGCGACGCGCAGCCGCAGATCCTGCTCCAGGTCATCGCCCGCCTGCTCCGCCACGGCGAGGAGCCGGGCCCGGCCGTCGCCGCGCCCCGCTGGCGGCTCGGCACCGGCGGCACCGGGTTCGACACCTGGGACGCCCCCGACGACACGGTGGTGGACGTCGAGGAGGGCGCGCCCTGGACGAACGGGCTGGCGGCGCTCGGCCATCCCGTGTCCGCCCGGCCGTACGGGAGCATGTTCGGCCACGCCCACGTGATCGACGTGCGGCCCGGCGGGATGCTCGCCGGCGCGGCCGACCCGCGGTCCCTCGTCGGCGCGGCGATCGGTCGGTGACGAGAACGGCTCGGCCAGGCCGAGCGGCCCCACCAAGGCTTGGCTGTACCAGAAGGCCCAGGAAGCCGACCCCCGGCCGCTCCCAGATGAGCGGGGACGAGCTGGAGAGGGCCGGATCCCAGCGTTTCGGACAGGTTCCTGGGTAAGGGGGCGCGTATGAGCGAACTACCTCCGGACAGGCACGGCCTGGCCGACGAACAGCAGATCGAGGTCGAGGCCGCTACCGACGACCTCGGCCTGAACCACCGGATCGAGGAGGACGACCCTCAGCACGAGGACACCCTCGACGAGCGGCTGTGGCGGGAGAAGCCCGACCGCCCGGAGCGCGGCCGGCGGCCGGAGCACCGCCTCACCCAGCCCGACGAGGGCCTGGCCCCGGACCTGGAGAAGGATGAGGTGGGTGAGGACTGGGGCGACGACAGCGGCGACCTGTCGGCCGAGGAACGCGCCGTCCGCGTCGAGCCGGACGAGCCGCTCAGGTGACGCCGGCGGCCCGGTCCGCACCGGCCGGGGCCGTGGAGCGGACTCAGCCGAGCCGCTCCAGGGCGGGCAGCAGGGCGTGCAGGTCGTCGGCCACCAGGTCGGCGGCCTTCGCCTGCGGCCGCTCGGCGTGCAGGTAACCCCACGGGCCGCGGCGCAGCAGCGCCGTCCGCATGCCGGCCCGGCCGGCCGGCAGCACGTCGTTGTCGAGCCGGTCGCCCACGTAGAGGATCTCACCGGGTTCACGCCCGGCCACCGCGGCCACCTTGGCGAAGAACTCGGGCGCGGGCTTGGCCACCCCCCACCCCTCGGAGGTGTGCACCGAGTCGGCCGGCAGTTCCATCGCGACCAGCGCGTCGTAGGCCCGCGCGGGCTGGTTGCCCGCGACGATGACCTGGTATCCGGCCTCCCGCAGGGCGCCGAGCGCGTCGCGGACGTCGGGGTAGAGGTCGTCGGCGTCGAAGTGGTTGCGCAGGCCGTCCGGCTCGTCGCGCTCCCACGCCGCCAGCTCGGCCTCGATGTCCAGGCCGGGGCTGACCAGCTCGAACGCCTCCTGGTGCGAGCGGTCCAGCGCCGCCATCCCGCCGAGCGCCCCCATCAGCACGAACCGGCTCACCCCGAGCCGCTCGGCCCAGCGCGACCAGATGCGCGTCTCGTCGATGAGCGTCTCGCCGACGTCGAACACCACTGCCTTGACCACCGGACCGGCCATCGGACCCCCTTCTCGTTCGCCCCCAACTGTACGGATCTGTCCCGGTGCGCGGACGTCAGGGGTGGGCGCGGTCCCCGCGACGAATCGGCGAGGCCAGGATGGTCTAACCAAGGGTGAGAGAAATCGAGATGTCATCAGGGGGACGGCGTGCGGGTTCGTGACGATGAGGCCCCCACTGGGGCCGCCACTGGGGCCGCCACGGCCGCCGAGGCCGTGCGCCGCCAGGACTTCGCCAGGCTCGTGAACCCGTTCCGCGCCGAGCTGCTCGCCCACTGCCACCGCATGACGGGGTCGGCGCACGACGCGGAGGACCTGGTCCAGGAGACCTACCTGCGGGCGTGGCGCTCGTACGCCGACTTCGAGGGCCGCTCG from Nonomuraea muscovyensis includes the following:
- a CDS encoding gamma-glutamyltransferase family protein: MHNTRYAPSGMVCSVDHLASAAGAAVLDRGGSAADAAIAVNAVLAVTAPHMCGLGGDLFALVYEPPGRDGGSGTVRALNASGRAGSGADPDGLRAEGHERMPHLHDIRSVPVPGCVDGWAALHARYGRLPLADLLAPAVRLARDGFPASPLMVPGARVAAQRPGGGDFTAARAPGDRVSRPGVARALRAVGVAGRDGFYLGEFGAGLLELGAGEYTRDDLAAPAADWVDPLRVRAFGHDVWSMPPNSQGYLLLMALGIADGLELPASPAHPSWAHLLAEAARVSGHDRLSVLHEDAKDLLAPEEIARRRALIDPAARLRLRAPAEPGDTTYLCVVDGDGMGVSLIQSNASGFGSMLFEPRTGINLHNRGIGFSLRPGHPAEYGPGRRPPHTLTPALITRPDGALRSVLGTMGGDAQPQILLQVIARLLRHGEEPGPAVAAPRWRLGTGGTGFDTWDAPDDTVVDVEEGAPWTNGLAALGHPVSARPYGSMFGHAHVIDVRPGGMLAGAADPRSLVGAAIGR
- a CDS encoding DUF5709 domain-containing protein; protein product: MSELPPDRHGLADEQQIEVEAATDDLGLNHRIEEDDPQHEDTLDERLWREKPDRPERGRRPEHRLTQPDEGLAPDLEKDEVGEDWGDDSGDLSAEERAVRVEPDEPLR
- a CDS encoding HAD family hydrolase, with product MAGPVVKAVVFDVGETLIDETRIWSRWAERLGVSRFVLMGALGGMAALDRSHQEAFELVSPGLDIEAELAAWERDEPDGLRNHFDADDLYPDVRDALGALREAGYQVIVAGNQPARAYDALVAMELPADSVHTSEGWGVAKPAPEFFAKVAAVAGREPGEILYVGDRLDNDVLPAGRAGMRTALLRRGPWGYLHAERPQAKAADLVADDLHALLPALERLG